Within the Deinococcus roseus genome, the region ACGTGAGGATTGGGAGAAACAGGGGTTATATCTGCGGTATTTGCCTGCGTATTGTCCGTTTTTGAACTTGATCGAGACCACCTGGCGGAAGTTGAAGGGCTTTTT harbors:
- a CDS encoding transposase, encoding REDWEKQGLYLRYLPAYCPFLNLIETTWRKLKGFLMPRRCYNSVAELTEALLAAFKLLGAVQI